In a single window of the Bacillus mycoides genome:
- a CDS encoding winged helix-turn-helix transcriptional regulator, which translates to MSENIRKDIREKIQKGNFNCEKELTLSIISGKWKVVILWHLGVEGPHRFSELQRLFPSISHKVLSNQLKELMEDGIVDRTVYPEIPPRVEYYMTELGMSLLPIVEMMYDWGKMRMEQIRNTVEK; encoded by the coding sequence ATGTCCGAAAATATTCGAAAAGATATTCGAGAGAAAATACAAAAAGGTAATTTTAATTGCGAAAAGGAACTGACGCTTTCTATAATTAGTGGGAAGTGGAAAGTTGTGATATTGTGGCACTTAGGTGTGGAAGGTCCGCATCGTTTTAGTGAATTGCAACGTCTGTTCCCGAGCATTTCTCATAAAGTGTTGTCAAATCAATTGAAAGAGTTAATGGAGGACGGGATTGTTGATCGAACGGTATACCCGGAAATTCCTCCGCGTGTTGAGTACTATATGACGGAATTAGGTATGTCGCTTTTACCGATCGTTGAAATGATGTATGATTGGGGAAAAATGCGAATGGAACAAAT
- the lepA gene encoding elongation factor 4 — translation MNKEERAKRQSKIRNFSIIAHIDHGKSTLADRILEKTNALAQREMKAQLLDSMELERERGITIKLNAVQLTYKAKDGEEYILHLIDTPGHVDFTYEVSRSLAACEGAILVVDAAQGIEAQTLANVYLALDNNLEILPVINKIDLPSADPERVRQEVEDVIGLDASEAVLASAKAGIGIEEILEQIVEKVPAPTGDSEEPLQCMIFDSLYDPYRGVIAYIRVVNGTVKVGDKVRMMATGKEFEVTEVGVFTPKTTQRDELTVGDVGFLAASIKNVGDTRVGDTITHAKRPAAEPLKGYRKLNPMVFCGLYPIDSARYNDLRDALEKLELNDSALEFEPETSQALGFGFRCGFLGLLHMEIIQERIEREFKIDLITTAPSVIYKVYLTNGEDFIVDNPSNMPDPQTIDRVEEPFVKAAIMVPNDYVGAVMEICQGKRGTFIDMQYLDETRVTLTYEIPLSEIVYDFFDQLKSNTKGYASFDYELIGYKPSKLVKMDILLNNEQVDALSFIVHRDSAYDRGKVIVEKLKKLIPRQQFEVPIQATIGNKVVSRSTIKAMRKNVLAKCYGGDISRKRKLLDKQKEGKKRMKSVGSVEVPQEAFMAVLKMDDN, via the coding sequence ATGAATAAAGAAGAAAGAGCAAAAAGACAGTCCAAAATTCGTAACTTCTCCATCATTGCTCACATTGACCACGGGAAATCAACGTTGGCAGACCGTATTTTGGAGAAAACAAACGCGTTGGCACAGCGCGAAATGAAGGCGCAATTGCTTGACTCTATGGAGTTGGAGCGTGAGCGTGGTATTACAATTAAATTAAATGCAGTACAACTAACGTATAAAGCGAAAGACGGTGAAGAGTATATTCTTCACTTAATCGATACTCCAGGACACGTCGACTTTACGTACGAAGTATCTCGTAGTTTAGCGGCTTGTGAAGGTGCAATTCTTGTAGTGGATGCAGCGCAAGGAATTGAGGCGCAAACATTAGCGAACGTATATTTAGCGCTTGATAATAATTTAGAAATCTTACCAGTTATTAATAAAATCGACTTACCAAGTGCAGACCCAGAACGCGTACGTCAAGAGGTAGAAGATGTAATTGGTTTAGATGCATCGGAAGCTGTACTTGCTTCAGCAAAAGCTGGCATTGGTATTGAAGAAATTTTAGAACAAATCGTTGAAAAGGTACCAGCTCCAACAGGTGATTCAGAAGAGCCGTTACAATGTATGATTTTCGATTCTTTATATGATCCGTACCGTGGTGTAATTGCATATATCCGTGTTGTAAATGGAACGGTAAAAGTTGGCGATAAAGTACGTATGATGGCAACTGGAAAAGAATTTGAAGTAACAGAAGTAGGTGTGTTTACACCGAAAACGACGCAACGTGACGAGTTAACAGTAGGTGATGTAGGTTTCTTGGCAGCATCTATTAAAAATGTAGGCGATACACGTGTTGGTGATACGATTACACATGCGAAACGTCCGGCTGCAGAGCCGTTAAAAGGGTATCGAAAATTAAACCCAATGGTATTCTGTGGTTTATATCCAATCGATTCTGCACGTTATAACGACTTACGTGATGCGTTAGAAAAACTAGAATTGAATGATTCTGCTCTTGAATTTGAGCCTGAAACATCTCAAGCTTTAGGTTTTGGTTTCCGTTGTGGTTTCTTAGGGCTTCTTCACATGGAGATTATTCAAGAACGTATTGAACGTGAATTCAAGATTGACTTAATTACAACAGCGCCAAGCGTTATTTATAAAGTGTATTTAACGAACGGTGAAGATTTTATTGTTGATAATCCATCTAATATGCCAGATCCACAGACTATCGATCGTGTAGAAGAGCCGTTTGTGAAGGCTGCAATTATGGTTCCGAATGACTATGTTGGAGCTGTAATGGAAATTTGCCAAGGGAAACGTGGAACGTTTATTGATATGCAATATTTAGATGAAACACGTGTTACATTGACATATGAAATCCCGTTATCAGAAATCGTATATGATTTCTTCGATCAATTGAAATCAAATACGAAAGGATATGCATCATTTGACTACGAGTTAATTGGTTATAAACCATCTAAACTTGTGAAAATGGATATTCTTTTAAATAATGAACAAGTGGATGCTTTATCATTTATTGTACATCGTGATTCAGCGTATGACCGTGGTAAAGTAATTGTAGAGAAATTAAAGAAATTAATTCCAAGACAACAGTTTGAAGTGCCAATTCAGGCGACTATCGGAAATAAAGTTGTATCTCGTTCTACAATTAAGGCGATGCGTAAAAACGTACTTGCAAAATGTTACGGTGGTGACATTTCTCGTAAGCGTAAACTTCTTGATAAGCAAAAAGAAGGTAAAAAACGTATGAAGTCTGTTGGTTCTGTAGAAGTGCCGCAAGAAGCATTCATGGCTGTACTGAAAATGGATGATAACTAA